DNA from Elaeis guineensis isolate ETL-2024a chromosome 2, EG11, whole genome shotgun sequence:
GATCTGTGGCGGCTGCCAGATACGATCACCCAGCTGAAAAAGCTCGAGGTTCTGATCCTTTCAACAACCTCCATGCGAGGAGAAATCCCACCTTGGATCGGGAACATGACATCGCTTATAGACCTTGAATTGAGTGGCAATAGTCTTGTTGGTCAAATTCCGGCGACAATTGGGAAGCTTGAGAACTTGCAATTTTTGGAGCTTTATTATAACCATCTGAGTGGAGAAATCCCTGATGAACTGGGGAACCTCACACGATTAGTCGACCTGGATATGTCGGAGAATTATTTGACTGGCAGGATACCGGAAAAGCTCTGTGCTCTATCAGGCCTTGGGGTGTTACAGCTCTACTCCAACAGGCTCACCGGAGGAGTTCCTCGTGAGCTCGGGAATTCCACGGTGCTGAGCATCTTATCTCTCTATGGTAATTTCCTCACTGGGGAACTGCCACCAGACCTTGGTCGGCACTCTAAATTGATTGTCTTGGATGTGTCTGATAACCAGCTTTCCAGTCAGCTGCCGCGAGATGCTTGTGCTGGTGGTGAGTTGCTCTATCTTCTAGTATTGGACAATCACTTCACTGGTGAATTGCCAGAGACCTATGCACAATGCAACTCTCTTCTCCGGTTTCGAGTTAGTAACAACAAGCTGAATGGTTCCATCCCTGAAGGGATTTTTGGCCTTCCTCATGCATGGATCATTGATCTGGGCTTCAACCGTTTTGGAGGTACAATCGCAAAAACTATAGGGAATGCGAAGAATTTATCAGCATTGTTTTTGACACACAATCTGCTTTCTGGTGCTCTGCCACCTGAAATCTCATGGGCTACAAATCTAGTGAAAATAGATCTCAGCCATAATCTCTTATCTGGTCCAATTCCCTCTGAGATAGCCAGTTTGTATAAGCTAAACCAATTGTCATTACAGGAGAACAAGCTAGACTCATCCATTCCAGCATCTCTCTCCTTACTCAAGTCTCTCAATGTTCTCAACCTCTCCAATAATTATTTGACTGGGGAGATCCCTGATAGCCTCTGTAACCTGCTGCCCAATTCACTAGACTTCTCAAACAATCGGCTTTCAGGTCCGGTCCCTCTCCCTCTGATAAAAGAAGGCCTAATAGAAAGTGTATATGGCAATTCAGAGCTCTGCGTTCCTTTCCACCTTAACATGGTGAAACCAAGCCTTCCTCTCTGTCCAAAGCCTGGCATTAGAAAGGGGCTCAACAATGTCTGGGTCATTGGAGTTTGTCTCATGTTCTCAATCCTTGCAGTTCTCTTGGCTTTGAAGCGTTGGTTTGGTGAGAAGAATGTGGTGATTGAACAAGATGGTCTTCCATCTTCTCCGTCCTTCGTGTATGATGTCACGAGCTTCCACAAGCTAAGCTTTGATCAACATGAGATCGTGGAGGCCTTGATGGAGAACAATATAGTGGGTCATGGGGGTTCAGGGACTGTGTATAGGATTGCTCTGAGCAGCGGTGAACAGGTTGCAGTGAAAAAACTTTGGAGCAGGGCAACGAAGAACCCATCACCTAATCAATTGTACCTTGATAAAGAGCTCAAGACTGAGGTTGAGACATTAGGGAGCATCCGGCACA
Protein-coding regions in this window:
- the LOC105061025 gene encoding receptor protein-tyrosine kinase CEPR1 isoform X2, whose product is MGEIAFGLPQWIALILLSLIRQSSGDFPSGVCSSLPMLRALRLADNDISNGFPEDLFNCSFLGELNFSHSGLTGAVPDLSQLQSLHMIDLSNNFFTGEFPISIINLTNLEVVNFNENPGFDLWRLPDTITQLKKLEVLILSTTSMRGEIPPWIGNMTSLIDLELSGNSLVGQIPATIGKLENLQFLELYYNHLSGEIPDELGNLTRLVDLDMSENYLTGRIPEKLCALSGLGVLQLYSNRLTGGVPRELGNSTVLSILSLYGNFLTGELPPDLGRHSKLIVLDVSDNQLSSQLPRDACAGGELLYLLVLDNHFTGELPETYAQCNSLLRFRVSNNKLNGSIPEGIFGLPHAWIIDLGFNRFGGTIAKTIGNAKNLSALFLTHNLLSGALPPEISWATNLVKIDLSHNLLSGPIPSEIASLYKLNQLSLQENKLDSSIPASLSLLKSLNVLNLSNNYLTGEIPDSLCNLLPNSLDFSNNRLSGPVPLPLIKEGLIESVYGNSELCVPFHLNMVKPSLPLCPKPGIRKGLNNVWVIGVCLMFSILAVLLALKRWFGEKNVVIEQDGLPSSPSFVYDVTSFHKLSFDQHEIVEALMENNIVGHGGSGTVYRIALSSGEQVAVKKLWSRATKNPSPNQLYLDKELKTEVETLGSIRHKNIVKLYCCFSSMDYKLLVYEYMPNGNLMDALHNEGSFLDWPTRHRIASGIAQGLAYLHHDLLFPIVHRDIKTSNILLDEDFEPKVADFGIAKVLQARGDRESSASVIIGTYGYLAPEYAYSTKATTKCDVYSFGVVLMELVTGKKPNEPEFGENQDIIHWVSSKMGTKEGAMDAIDKKLSWSPFKEDMIQILRIALRCTCRSPALRPSMNEVVQLLNEVDPSKFDVTGSFKFKHLAGIKG